One window from the genome of Macaca fascicularis isolate 582-1 chromosome 7, T2T-MFA8v1.1 encodes:
- the PRC1 gene encoding protein regulator of cytokinesis 1 isoform X7 — MMIAEEESLKERLIKSISVCQKELSTLCSELRVEPFQEEGETTILQLEKDLRTQVELMRKQKKERKQELKLLQEQDQELCEILCMPRYDIDSASVPSLEELNQFRQHVTTLRETKASRREEFVSIKRQIILCMEELDHTPDTSFERDVVCEDEDAFCLSLENIATLQKLLRQLEMRKSQNEAVCEGLRAQIRELWDRLQIPEEEREAVATIMSGSKAKVRKALQLEVDRLEELKMQNMKKVIEAIRVELVQYWDQCFYSQEQRQAFAPFYAEDYTENLLQLHDAEIVQLKNYYEVHKELFEGVQKWEETWRLFLEFERKASDPNRFTNRGGNLLKEEKQRAKLQKMLPKLEEELKARIELWEQEHSKAFMVNGQKFMEYVAEQWEMHRLEKERAKQERQLKNKKQTETEMLYGSAPRTPSKRRGLAPNTPGKARKLNTTTMSNATANSSIRPIFGGTIYHSPVSRLPPSGSKPVAASTCSGKKTPRTGRHGANKENLELNGSILSGGYPGSAPLQRNFSINSVASTYSEFADSLPPDENVCVSEVEMACPTAKEVTGRLGTALLNCVQFCYTVQCPLLGVCMYEHTCLLECFPQRLSLAPISPFLCLLCLSSSTPAVASCIGSLFVPMGWAVFVVEIWNFAHVTTGELFLL, encoded by the exons GAAGAAGGAGAGACAACCATCTTGCAACTAGAAAAAGATTTGCGCACCCAGGTGGAATTGATGcgaaaacagaaaaaggagagaaaacaggaacTGAAGCTACTTCAAGAGCAAGATCAAGAACTGTGTGAAATTCTTTGTATGCCCCGCTACGATATTGACAGTGCCTCAGTGCCCAGCTTAGAGGAGCTGAACCAGTTCAGGCAACATGTGACAACTTTGAGGGAAACAAAG GCTTCTAGGCGTGAGGAGTTTGTCAGTATAAAGAGACAGATCATACTGTGTATGGAAGAATTAGACCACACCCCAGACACAAGCTTTGAAAGAGATGTGGTGTGTGAAGACGAAGATGCCTTTTGTTTGTCTTTGGAGAATATTGCAACACTACAAAAGTTGCTACGGCAG CTGGAAATGCGGAAATCACAAAATGAAGCAGTGTGTGAGGGGCTGCGTGCTCAAATCCGAGAGCTCTGGGACAGGTTGCAAATAcctgaagaagaaagagaagctgTGGCCACCATTATGTCTGGGTCAAAGGCCAAGGTCCGGAAAGCG ctGCAATTAGAAGTGGATCGGTTGGAAGaactgaaaatgcaaaacatGAAGAAAGTGATTGAGGCAATTCGAGTGGAGCTGGTTCAGTACTGGGACCAGTGCTTTTATAGCCAGGAGCAGAGACAAGCTTTTGCCCCTTTCTATGCTG AGGACTACACAGAAAATCTGCTGCAGCTCCACGATGCTGAGATTGTGCAGTTAAAAAACTACTATGAAGTTCACAAGGAACTCTTCGAAGGTGTCCAGAAGTGGGAAGAAACCTGGAGGCTTTTCTTAGAGTTTGAG AGGAAAGCTTCAGATCCGAATCGATTTACAAACCGAGGAGGAAAtcttctaaaagaagaaaaacaacgaGCCAAGCTCCAGAAAATGCTTCCTAAG CTGGAAGAAGAGTTGAAGGCACGAATTGAACTGTGGGAACAGGAACATTCAAAGGCATTTATGGTGAATGGGCAGAAATTCATGGAGTATGTGGCAGAACAATGGGAGATGCATCGATTGGAGAAAGAGAGAGCCAAGCAGGAAAGA CAACTcaagaacaaaaaacagacagagacagagatgctCTATGGCAGCGCTCCTCGAACACCGAGCAAGCGGCGAGGACTGGCTCCCAACACACCGGGCAAAGCACGTAAG CTGAACACTACCACCATGTCCAATGCTACGGCCAATAGTAGCATTCGGCCTATCTTTGGAGGGACAATCTACCACTCCCCTGTGTCTCGACTTCCTCCTTCTGGCAGCAAG CCAGTTGCTGCTTCCACCTGTTCAGGGAAGAAAACACCCCGTACTGGCAGGCATGGAGCCAACAAGGAGAACCTGGAGCTCAACGGCAGCATCCTGAGTGGTGGGTACCCTGGCTCGGCCCCCCTCCAGCGCAACTTCAGCATTAATTCTGTTGCCAGCACCTATTCTGAGTTTGCG GACAGCCTTCCTCCTGATGAGAATGTCTGTGTGTCTGAAGTTGAGATGGCCTGCCCTACTGCCAAAGAGGTGACAGGAAGGCTGGGAACTGCTTTGTTAAATTGTGTTCAGTTCTGTTACACAGTGCAATGCCCTTTGTTGGGGGTATGCATGTATGAACACACATGCTTGTTGGAATGCTTTCCTCAGCGTTTGTCCCTGGCTCCCATCTCCCCATTCCTGTGCCTACTTTGCCTGAGTTCTTCTACCCCTGCAGTTGCCAGCTGCATTGGGAGTCTGTTTGTTCCAATGGGTTGGGCTGTCTTTGTCGTGGAGATCTGGAACTTTGCACATGTCACTACTGGGGAGTTGTTCCTGCTCTAG
- the PRC1 gene encoding protein regulator of cytokinesis 1 isoform X6, with product MMIAEEESLKERLIKSISVCQKELSTLCSELRVEPFQEEGETTILQLEKDLRTQVELMRKQKKERKQELKLLQEQDQELCEILCMPRYDIDSASVPSLEELNQFRQHVTTLRETKASRREEFVSIKRQIILCMEELDHTPDTSFERDVVCEDEDAFCLSLENIATLQKLLRQLEMRKSQNEAVCEGLRAQIRELWDRLQIPEEEREAVATIMSGSKAKVRKALQLEVDRLEELKMQNMKKVIEAIRVELVQYWDQCFYSQEQRQAFAPFYAEDYTENLLQLHDAEIVQLKNYYEVHKELFEGVQKWEETWRLFLEFERKASDPNRFTNRGGNLLKEEKQRAKLQKMLPKLEEELKARIELWEQEHSKAFMVNGQKFMEYVAEQWEMHRLEKERAKQERQLKNKKQTETEMLYGSAPRTPSKRRGLAPNTPGKARKLNTTTMSNATANSSIRPIFGGTIYHSPVSRLPPSGSKPVAASTCSGKKTPRTGRHGANKENLELNGSILSGGYPGSAPLQRNFSINSVASTYSEFAKDPSLSDSSTVGLQDSLPPDENVCVSEVEMACPTAKEVTGRLGTALLNCVQFCYTVQCPLLGVCMYEHTCLLECFPQRLSLAPISPFLCLLCLSSSTPAVASCIGSLFVPMGWAVFVVEIWNFAHVTTGELFLL from the exons GAAGAAGGAGAGACAACCATCTTGCAACTAGAAAAAGATTTGCGCACCCAGGTGGAATTGATGcgaaaacagaaaaaggagagaaaacaggaacTGAAGCTACTTCAAGAGCAAGATCAAGAACTGTGTGAAATTCTTTGTATGCCCCGCTACGATATTGACAGTGCCTCAGTGCCCAGCTTAGAGGAGCTGAACCAGTTCAGGCAACATGTGACAACTTTGAGGGAAACAAAG GCTTCTAGGCGTGAGGAGTTTGTCAGTATAAAGAGACAGATCATACTGTGTATGGAAGAATTAGACCACACCCCAGACACAAGCTTTGAAAGAGATGTGGTGTGTGAAGACGAAGATGCCTTTTGTTTGTCTTTGGAGAATATTGCAACACTACAAAAGTTGCTACGGCAG CTGGAAATGCGGAAATCACAAAATGAAGCAGTGTGTGAGGGGCTGCGTGCTCAAATCCGAGAGCTCTGGGACAGGTTGCAAATAcctgaagaagaaagagaagctgTGGCCACCATTATGTCTGGGTCAAAGGCCAAGGTCCGGAAAGCG ctGCAATTAGAAGTGGATCGGTTGGAAGaactgaaaatgcaaaacatGAAGAAAGTGATTGAGGCAATTCGAGTGGAGCTGGTTCAGTACTGGGACCAGTGCTTTTATAGCCAGGAGCAGAGACAAGCTTTTGCCCCTTTCTATGCTG AGGACTACACAGAAAATCTGCTGCAGCTCCACGATGCTGAGATTGTGCAGTTAAAAAACTACTATGAAGTTCACAAGGAACTCTTCGAAGGTGTCCAGAAGTGGGAAGAAACCTGGAGGCTTTTCTTAGAGTTTGAG AGGAAAGCTTCAGATCCGAATCGATTTACAAACCGAGGAGGAAAtcttctaaaagaagaaaaacaacgaGCCAAGCTCCAGAAAATGCTTCCTAAG CTGGAAGAAGAGTTGAAGGCACGAATTGAACTGTGGGAACAGGAACATTCAAAGGCATTTATGGTGAATGGGCAGAAATTCATGGAGTATGTGGCAGAACAATGGGAGATGCATCGATTGGAGAAAGAGAGAGCCAAGCAGGAAAGA CAACTcaagaacaaaaaacagacagagacagagatgctCTATGGCAGCGCTCCTCGAACACCGAGCAAGCGGCGAGGACTGGCTCCCAACACACCGGGCAAAGCACGTAAG CTGAACACTACCACCATGTCCAATGCTACGGCCAATAGTAGCATTCGGCCTATCTTTGGAGGGACAATCTACCACTCCCCTGTGTCTCGACTTCCTCCTTCTGGCAGCAAG CCAGTTGCTGCTTCCACCTGTTCAGGGAAGAAAACACCCCGTACTGGCAGGCATGGAGCCAACAAGGAGAACCTGGAGCTCAACGGCAGCATCCTGAGTGGTGGGTACCCTGGCTCGGCCCCCCTCCAGCGCAACTTCAGCATTAATTCTGTTGCCAGCACCTATTCTGAGTTTGCG AAGGATCCGTCCCTCTCTGACAGTTCCACTGTTGGGCTTCAG GACAGCCTTCCTCCTGATGAGAATGTCTGTGTGTCTGAAGTTGAGATGGCCTGCCCTACTGCCAAAGAGGTGACAGGAAGGCTGGGAACTGCTTTGTTAAATTGTGTTCAGTTCTGTTACACAGTGCAATGCCCTTTGTTGGGGGTATGCATGTATGAACACACATGCTTGTTGGAATGCTTTCCTCAGCGTTTGTCCCTGGCTCCCATCTCCCCATTCCTGTGCCTACTTTGCCTGAGTTCTTCTACCCCTGCAGTTGCCAGCTGCATTGGGAGTCTGTTTGTTCCAATGGGTTGGGCTGTCTTTGTCGTGGAGATCTGGAACTTTGCACATGTCACTACTGGGGAGTTGTTCCTGCTCTAG
- the PRC1 gene encoding protein regulator of cytokinesis 1 isoform X5, producing MMIAEEESLKERLIKSISVCQKELSTLCSELRVEPFQEFTWNLVTVVHCLIQEEGETTILQLEKDLRTQVELMRKQKKERKQELKLLQEQDQELCEILCMPRYDIDSASVPSLEELNQFRQHVTTLRETKASRREEFVSIKRQIILCMEELDHTPDTSFERDVVCEDEDAFCLSLENIATLQKLLRQLEMRKSQNEAVCEGLRAQIRELWDRLQIPEEEREAVATIMSGSKAKVRKALQLEVDRLEELKMQNMKKVIEAIRVELVQYWDQCFYSQEQRQAFAPFYAEDYTENLLQLHDAEIVQLKNYYEVHKELFEGVQKWEETWRLFLEFERKASDPNRFTNRGGNLLKEEKQRAKLQKMLPKLEEELKARIELWEQEHSKAFMVNGQKFMEYVAEQWEMHRLEKERAKQERQLKNKKQTETEMLYGSAPRTPSKRRGLAPNTPGKARKLNTTTMSNATANSSIRPIFGGTIYHSPVSRLPPSGSKPVAASTCSGKKTPRTGRHGANKENLELNGSILSGGYPGSAPLQRNFSINSVASTYSEFAKDPSLSDSSTVGLQDSLPPDENVCVSEVEMACPTAKEVTGRLGTALLNCVQFCYTVQCPLLGVCMYEHTCLLECFPQRLSLAPISPFLCLLCLSSSTPAVASCIGSLFVPMGWAVFVVEIWNFAHVTTGELFLL from the exons GAATTCACTTGGAATCTTGTAACAGTGGTACATTGTCTTATTCAGGAAGAAGGAGAGACAACCATCTTGCAACTAGAAAAAGATTTGCGCACCCAGGTGGAATTGATGcgaaaacagaaaaaggagagaaaacaggaacTGAAGCTACTTCAAGAGCAAGATCAAGAACTGTGTGAAATTCTTTGTATGCCCCGCTACGATATTGACAGTGCCTCAGTGCCCAGCTTAGAGGAGCTGAACCAGTTCAGGCAACATGTGACAACTTTGAGGGAAACAAAG GCTTCTAGGCGTGAGGAGTTTGTCAGTATAAAGAGACAGATCATACTGTGTATGGAAGAATTAGACCACACCCCAGACACAAGCTTTGAAAGAGATGTGGTGTGTGAAGACGAAGATGCCTTTTGTTTGTCTTTGGAGAATATTGCAACACTACAAAAGTTGCTACGGCAG CTGGAAATGCGGAAATCACAAAATGAAGCAGTGTGTGAGGGGCTGCGTGCTCAAATCCGAGAGCTCTGGGACAGGTTGCAAATAcctgaagaagaaagagaagctgTGGCCACCATTATGTCTGGGTCAAAGGCCAAGGTCCGGAAAGCG ctGCAATTAGAAGTGGATCGGTTGGAAGaactgaaaatgcaaaacatGAAGAAAGTGATTGAGGCAATTCGAGTGGAGCTGGTTCAGTACTGGGACCAGTGCTTTTATAGCCAGGAGCAGAGACAAGCTTTTGCCCCTTTCTATGCTG AGGACTACACAGAAAATCTGCTGCAGCTCCACGATGCTGAGATTGTGCAGTTAAAAAACTACTATGAAGTTCACAAGGAACTCTTCGAAGGTGTCCAGAAGTGGGAAGAAACCTGGAGGCTTTTCTTAGAGTTTGAG AGGAAAGCTTCAGATCCGAATCGATTTACAAACCGAGGAGGAAAtcttctaaaagaagaaaaacaacgaGCCAAGCTCCAGAAAATGCTTCCTAAG CTGGAAGAAGAGTTGAAGGCACGAATTGAACTGTGGGAACAGGAACATTCAAAGGCATTTATGGTGAATGGGCAGAAATTCATGGAGTATGTGGCAGAACAATGGGAGATGCATCGATTGGAGAAAGAGAGAGCCAAGCAGGAAAGA CAACTcaagaacaaaaaacagacagagacagagatgctCTATGGCAGCGCTCCTCGAACACCGAGCAAGCGGCGAGGACTGGCTCCCAACACACCGGGCAAAGCACGTAAG CTGAACACTACCACCATGTCCAATGCTACGGCCAATAGTAGCATTCGGCCTATCTTTGGAGGGACAATCTACCACTCCCCTGTGTCTCGACTTCCTCCTTCTGGCAGCAAG CCAGTTGCTGCTTCCACCTGTTCAGGGAAGAAAACACCCCGTACTGGCAGGCATGGAGCCAACAAGGAGAACCTGGAGCTCAACGGCAGCATCCTGAGTGGTGGGTACCCTGGCTCGGCCCCCCTCCAGCGCAACTTCAGCATTAATTCTGTTGCCAGCACCTATTCTGAGTTTGCG AAGGATCCGTCCCTCTCTGACAGTTCCACTGTTGGGCTTCAG GACAGCCTTCCTCCTGATGAGAATGTCTGTGTGTCTGAAGTTGAGATGGCCTGCCCTACTGCCAAAGAGGTGACAGGAAGGCTGGGAACTGCTTTGTTAAATTGTGTTCAGTTCTGTTACACAGTGCAATGCCCTTTGTTGGGGGTATGCATGTATGAACACACATGCTTGTTGGAATGCTTTCCTCAGCGTTTGTCCCTGGCTCCCATCTCCCCATTCCTGTGCCTACTTTGCCTGAGTTCTTCTACCCCTGCAGTTGCCAGCTGCATTGGGAGTCTGTTTGTTCCAATGGGTTGGGCTGTCTTTGTCGTGGAGATCTGGAACTTTGCACATGTCACTACTGGGGAGTTGTTCCTGCTCTAG
- the PRC1 gene encoding protein regulator of cytokinesis 1 isoform X15, with protein sequence MMIAEEESLKERLIKSISVCQKELSTLCSELRVEPFQEEGETTILQLEKDLRTQVELMRKQKKERKQELKLLQEQDQELCEILCMPRYDIDSASVPSLEELNQFRQHVTTLRETKASRREEFVSIKRQIILCMEELDHTPDTSFERDVVCEDEDAFCLSLENIATLQKLLRQLEMRKSQNEAVCEGLRAQIRELWDRLQIPEEEREAVATIMSGSKAKVRKALQLEVDRLEELKMQNMKKVIEAIRVELVQYWDQCFYSQEQRQAFAPFYAEDYTENLLQLHDAEIVQLKNYYEVHKELFEGVQKWEETWRLFLEFERKASDPNRFTNRGGNLLKEEKQRAKLQKMLPKLEEELKARIELWEQEHSKAFMVNGQKFMEYVAEQWEMHRLEKERAKQERQLKNKKQTETEMLYGSAPRTPSKRRGLAPNTPGKARKLNTTTMSNATANSSIRPIFGGTIYHSPVSRLPPSGSKPVAASTCSGKKTPRTGRHGANKENLELNGSILSGGYPGSAPLQRNFSINSVASTYSEFAKDPSLSDSSTVGLQRELSKASKSDATSGILNSTNIQS encoded by the exons GAAGAAGGAGAGACAACCATCTTGCAACTAGAAAAAGATTTGCGCACCCAGGTGGAATTGATGcgaaaacagaaaaaggagagaaaacaggaacTGAAGCTACTTCAAGAGCAAGATCAAGAACTGTGTGAAATTCTTTGTATGCCCCGCTACGATATTGACAGTGCCTCAGTGCCCAGCTTAGAGGAGCTGAACCAGTTCAGGCAACATGTGACAACTTTGAGGGAAACAAAG GCTTCTAGGCGTGAGGAGTTTGTCAGTATAAAGAGACAGATCATACTGTGTATGGAAGAATTAGACCACACCCCAGACACAAGCTTTGAAAGAGATGTGGTGTGTGAAGACGAAGATGCCTTTTGTTTGTCTTTGGAGAATATTGCAACACTACAAAAGTTGCTACGGCAG CTGGAAATGCGGAAATCACAAAATGAAGCAGTGTGTGAGGGGCTGCGTGCTCAAATCCGAGAGCTCTGGGACAGGTTGCAAATAcctgaagaagaaagagaagctgTGGCCACCATTATGTCTGGGTCAAAGGCCAAGGTCCGGAAAGCG ctGCAATTAGAAGTGGATCGGTTGGAAGaactgaaaatgcaaaacatGAAGAAAGTGATTGAGGCAATTCGAGTGGAGCTGGTTCAGTACTGGGACCAGTGCTTTTATAGCCAGGAGCAGAGACAAGCTTTTGCCCCTTTCTATGCTG AGGACTACACAGAAAATCTGCTGCAGCTCCACGATGCTGAGATTGTGCAGTTAAAAAACTACTATGAAGTTCACAAGGAACTCTTCGAAGGTGTCCAGAAGTGGGAAGAAACCTGGAGGCTTTTCTTAGAGTTTGAG AGGAAAGCTTCAGATCCGAATCGATTTACAAACCGAGGAGGAAAtcttctaaaagaagaaaaacaacgaGCCAAGCTCCAGAAAATGCTTCCTAAG CTGGAAGAAGAGTTGAAGGCACGAATTGAACTGTGGGAACAGGAACATTCAAAGGCATTTATGGTGAATGGGCAGAAATTCATGGAGTATGTGGCAGAACAATGGGAGATGCATCGATTGGAGAAAGAGAGAGCCAAGCAGGAAAGA CAACTcaagaacaaaaaacagacagagacagagatgctCTATGGCAGCGCTCCTCGAACACCGAGCAAGCGGCGAGGACTGGCTCCCAACACACCGGGCAAAGCACGTAAG CTGAACACTACCACCATGTCCAATGCTACGGCCAATAGTAGCATTCGGCCTATCTTTGGAGGGACAATCTACCACTCCCCTGTGTCTCGACTTCCTCCTTCTGGCAGCAAG CCAGTTGCTGCTTCCACCTGTTCAGGGAAGAAAACACCCCGTACTGGCAGGCATGGAGCCAACAAGGAGAACCTGGAGCTCAACGGCAGCATCCTGAGTGGTGGGTACCCTGGCTCGGCCCCCCTCCAGCGCAACTTCAGCATTAATTCTGTTGCCAGCACCTATTCTGAGTTTGCG AAGGATCCGTCCCTCTCTGACAGTTCCACTGTTGGGCTTCAG cGAGAACTTTCAAAGGCTTCCAAATCTGATGCTACTTCTGGAATCCTCAATTCAACCAACATCCAGTCCTGA
- the PRC1 gene encoding protein regulator of cytokinesis 1 isoform X19 translates to MMIAEEESLKERLIKSISVCQKELSTLCSELRVEPFQEEGETTILQLEKDLRTQVELMRKQKKERKQELKLLQEQDQELCEILCMPRYDIDSASVPSLEELNQFRQHVTTLRETKASRREEFVSIKRQIILCMEELDHTPDTSFERDVVCEDEDAFCLSLENIATLQKLLRQLEMRKSQNEAVCEGLRAQIRELWDRLQIPEEEREAVATIMSGSKAKVRKALQLEVDRLEELKMQNMKKVIEAIRVELVQYWDQCFYSQEQRQAFAPFYAEDYTENLLQLHDAEIVQLKNYYEVHKELFEGVQKWEETWRLFLEFERKASDPNRFTNRGGNLLKEEKQRAKLQKMLPKLEEELKARIELWEQEHSKAFMVNGQKFMEYVAEQWEMHRLEKERAKQERQLKNKKQTETEMLYGSAPRTPSKRRGLAPNTPGKARKLNTTTMSNATANSSIRPIFGGTIYHSPVSRLPPSGSKPVAASTCSGKKTPRTGRHGANKENLELNGSILSARTFKGFQI, encoded by the exons GAAGAAGGAGAGACAACCATCTTGCAACTAGAAAAAGATTTGCGCACCCAGGTGGAATTGATGcgaaaacagaaaaaggagagaaaacaggaacTGAAGCTACTTCAAGAGCAAGATCAAGAACTGTGTGAAATTCTTTGTATGCCCCGCTACGATATTGACAGTGCCTCAGTGCCCAGCTTAGAGGAGCTGAACCAGTTCAGGCAACATGTGACAACTTTGAGGGAAACAAAG GCTTCTAGGCGTGAGGAGTTTGTCAGTATAAAGAGACAGATCATACTGTGTATGGAAGAATTAGACCACACCCCAGACACAAGCTTTGAAAGAGATGTGGTGTGTGAAGACGAAGATGCCTTTTGTTTGTCTTTGGAGAATATTGCAACACTACAAAAGTTGCTACGGCAG CTGGAAATGCGGAAATCACAAAATGAAGCAGTGTGTGAGGGGCTGCGTGCTCAAATCCGAGAGCTCTGGGACAGGTTGCAAATAcctgaagaagaaagagaagctgTGGCCACCATTATGTCTGGGTCAAAGGCCAAGGTCCGGAAAGCG ctGCAATTAGAAGTGGATCGGTTGGAAGaactgaaaatgcaaaacatGAAGAAAGTGATTGAGGCAATTCGAGTGGAGCTGGTTCAGTACTGGGACCAGTGCTTTTATAGCCAGGAGCAGAGACAAGCTTTTGCCCCTTTCTATGCTG AGGACTACACAGAAAATCTGCTGCAGCTCCACGATGCTGAGATTGTGCAGTTAAAAAACTACTATGAAGTTCACAAGGAACTCTTCGAAGGTGTCCAGAAGTGGGAAGAAACCTGGAGGCTTTTCTTAGAGTTTGAG AGGAAAGCTTCAGATCCGAATCGATTTACAAACCGAGGAGGAAAtcttctaaaagaagaaaaacaacgaGCCAAGCTCCAGAAAATGCTTCCTAAG CTGGAAGAAGAGTTGAAGGCACGAATTGAACTGTGGGAACAGGAACATTCAAAGGCATTTATGGTGAATGGGCAGAAATTCATGGAGTATGTGGCAGAACAATGGGAGATGCATCGATTGGAGAAAGAGAGAGCCAAGCAGGAAAGA CAACTcaagaacaaaaaacagacagagacagagatgctCTATGGCAGCGCTCCTCGAACACCGAGCAAGCGGCGAGGACTGGCTCCCAACACACCGGGCAAAGCACGTAAG CTGAACACTACCACCATGTCCAATGCTACGGCCAATAGTAGCATTCGGCCTATCTTTGGAGGGACAATCTACCACTCCCCTGTGTCTCGACTTCCTCCTTCTGGCAGCAAG CCAGTTGCTGCTTCCACCTGTTCAGGGAAGAAAACACCCCGTACTGGCAGGCATGGAGCCAACAAGGAGAACCTGGAGCTCAACGGCAGCATCCTGAGTG cGAGAACTTTCAAAGGCTTCCAAATCTGA